The Archangium primigenium genomic interval AACACCCGCGAGAACCGCTCCCGGGCCATCCGCAGGGGCGCGTTCTTGTCCGAGGGATCGACGCGCTCCAGGCTCCACACCTGCAGGATGACCGGCTGCAGCGTCCCGTTGGCGAAGTGGAACCAGTAGAGATAGTCGGCGAAGCCGGGCTCGCCCCGCTGCACGGCGAGTCGACCCTCGCCGTGGGTCTGGATCACATAGTCGCAGATCGCCCCGGACTCCCCGAGGACGACGTCCCCGTCGGAGAGAATGGGCGCCGTGCCCATGGGGTGAAGCGCCTGGTACTCCGGCGGAGCCATCCGGTTGTCGGCCCGGCGCGAATAGCGCTTGAGTTCGTAGTCGAGCCCGAGCTCCTCGCAGAGCCAGACGATCCGCTCGGATTGCGAACGTCCGAGATGGTGCAGCGTCAGCATCGAGGCCCCCGGGCCCGGCGCGTTGTCGTGGTCATCCGCGGACTGTAGGCTTCGCGACCGGTCCGAAAAAGGCGTGCCCGTATACCGGTATGGCGACTACCCCCCTCCCCGAGTTCCTCCGCGCCCATCGCGAGCGGCTTCACCCCGAGTCGACCGGGCGGCGTCGCACGCCCGGGCTTCGCCGCGAGGAGGTCGCGGCGCGCGCCGGCGTGAGCGTCACCTGGTACACGTGGCTCGAACAAGGTCGCGGTGGCGTGCCCTCCGATGACGTGCTCGAGCGCCTCGCGCGCGCCCTCGAGCTCGACGACACGAATCGCGAGATGCTGTTCCTGCTCGCGCACGCCCGCCCTCCCCCGCTCCGCCCCACACGGCCCGCCACGGTCACGCCCACGCTGCAGCGCGTGCTCGACCACCTGCACGCGCCCGCGCTGGTGAAGACCCCGACGTTCCAGATCGTCGCGTGGAACCGTGCCGCCGTGGCGCTGTTCGGCGACTACGCCGCGCTGCCCGAGCGCGACCGCAACATGCTGCG includes:
- a CDS encoding helix-turn-helix transcriptional regulator, whose protein sequence is MATTPLPEFLRAHRERLHPESTGRRRTPGLRREEVAARAGVSVTWYTWLEQGRGGVPSDDVLERLARALELDDTNREMLFLLAHARPPPLRPTRPATVTPTLQRVLDHLHAPALVKTPTFQIVAWNRAAVALFGDYAALPERDRNMLRRVFHPDTAALLPYGEDMHRTCLAAFRVDIARAGASEEAAALVDELMETSAEFRRLWAENELATHGVKTRRLFRPGLGELRLETSMFSVDDSDGLSLLVLSPADDVSARGIEQLVRELAG
- a CDS encoding glutathione S-transferase family protein, with product MLTLHHLGRSQSERIVWLCEELGLDYELKRYSRRADNRMAPPEYQALHPMGTAPILSDGDVVLGESGAICDYVIQTHGEGRLAVQRGEPGFADYLYWFHFANGTLQPVILQVWSLERVDPSDKNAPLRMARERFSRVFATVEQRLGEVPYLAGEALTAADIMIVFSLTTMRLFNRCDLSPWPNILAYLQRIGARPAYRRAMQKAEPDLTPVLGALPA